A portion of the Longimicrobium sp. genome contains these proteins:
- a CDS encoding prolyl oligopeptidase family serine peptidase translates to MTPSRSLGAALAALALAASARAQATAPARPATSTFDLSVRNIMRGPLLVGRSPDEVRWSADSRTVWYRWREPEARDTATHLYRVSAEGGAPVVVADTAAFWAAPAENGRWNATRTRRAEERSGDVFVADLDGRVHRITQTPGRERWAHLSPDGRTVYFVASNNVYAVEVDGGGTLRQLTDLRLEDAPKQDSAKGQRGFLESQQRELMGAVRDRRAERLHGQEVDSLRRVAPPVYLGKNATLNSAEVSPSGRYLLLGVGQRVEGEKQVIVPNFVTESGYTENINARGKVGDVQNQQRAAVIDLATGRMSWIEPEAKERRLTLNTVGWSPRSDRALVIGVPADFKDRWIYVAGPDGKTVTVDHGHDDAWVGGPVFFSAGWLPDERAWFVSERTGWAHLYTVAATGGEARAVTSGRWEVRAVQPSRDGRTFFISTSETHPGEQNLYAVSADGGPRTRISTMDGWTDAQVSPDGRWVALLRSTADAPPELYLAANRAGAQARQVTRSTTAEYRTGPWIKPQIVEIPTRDGQTAYARIFRPRELGARANGAAILFVHGAGYLQDAHRGWSTYFREYMFNHLLASRGYTVLDVDYRGSAGYGAAWRTGIYRHMGGKDLDDHVDAARWLVANEGVDAKRIGMYGGSYGGFMTLMALFTQPDVFRSGAALRSVTNWANYNHGYTSRILNLPQDDSTAYRRSSPIYFAEGLKGDLLMLHGMVDTNVNFQDVVQLSQRLIELGKTNWELAVYPVEDHAFTRPESWADEYRRILELFERTLRPGAPASAAGGN, encoded by the coding sequence ATGACTCCGTCCAGAAGCCTGGGCGCGGCGCTGGCTGCGCTCGCCCTCGCCGCGAGCGCTCGGGCGCAGGCCACCGCACCGGCGCGGCCGGCCACCTCCACGTTCGACCTCAGCGTCCGCAACATCATGCGCGGGCCGCTGCTGGTGGGCCGCTCGCCCGACGAGGTGCGCTGGTCCGCCGACTCGCGCACCGTGTGGTACCGCTGGCGCGAGCCCGAGGCGCGCGACACCGCCACGCACCTCTACCGCGTCTCCGCGGAGGGCGGCGCGCCGGTCGTCGTCGCCGACACCGCCGCGTTCTGGGCCGCGCCGGCGGAAAACGGGCGCTGGAACGCGACGCGCACCCGCCGCGCCGAGGAGCGCAGCGGCGACGTCTTCGTGGCCGACCTGGACGGCCGCGTCCACCGCATCACCCAGACGCCGGGGCGCGAGCGGTGGGCGCATCTCTCGCCGGACGGGCGCACGGTGTACTTCGTGGCCAGCAACAACGTCTACGCGGTGGAGGTCGACGGCGGCGGCACGCTGCGCCAGCTCACCGACCTGCGCCTGGAGGACGCGCCGAAGCAGGACAGCGCGAAGGGGCAGCGCGGCTTCCTGGAGAGCCAGCAGCGCGAGCTGATGGGCGCCGTGCGCGACCGGCGCGCGGAGCGGCTGCACGGGCAGGAGGTCGATTCGCTCCGCCGCGTGGCGCCCCCCGTGTACCTGGGGAAGAACGCGACCCTCAACTCCGCCGAGGTCTCGCCGTCCGGCCGCTACCTCCTCCTCGGCGTGGGCCAGCGGGTGGAGGGCGAGAAGCAGGTGATTGTCCCCAACTTCGTCACCGAGAGCGGCTACACCGAGAACATCAACGCGCGCGGCAAGGTGGGCGACGTCCAGAACCAGCAGCGCGCCGCGGTGATCGACCTGGCCACGGGGCGGATGAGCTGGATCGAGCCCGAGGCGAAGGAGCGCCGGCTCACCCTCAACACCGTCGGCTGGTCGCCGCGCTCCGACCGCGCGCTGGTGATCGGCGTCCCCGCCGACTTCAAGGACCGGTGGATCTACGTCGCCGGGCCGGACGGGAAGACGGTGACGGTGGACCACGGGCACGACGACGCGTGGGTGGGCGGGCCCGTCTTCTTTTCCGCCGGATGGCTCCCGGACGAGCGCGCCTGGTTCGTGAGCGAGCGCACCGGCTGGGCGCACCTCTACACCGTCGCGGCCACCGGCGGCGAGGCGCGCGCGGTGACGTCGGGACGCTGGGAGGTGCGCGCCGTGCAGCCCTCGCGCGACGGGCGCACCTTCTTCATCTCCACCAGCGAGACCCATCCCGGCGAGCAGAACCTGTACGCCGTCTCCGCCGACGGCGGCCCGCGCACCCGCATCTCCACCATGGACGGGTGGACCGACGCGCAGGTGTCGCCGGACGGGCGGTGGGTCGCCCTGCTGCGCTCGACCGCGGACGCGCCGCCGGAGCTGTATCTCGCGGCGAACCGCGCAGGCGCGCAGGCGCGGCAGGTGACGCGCTCGACGACGGCGGAGTACCGCACGGGACCGTGGATCAAGCCGCAGATCGTGGAGATCCCCACGCGCGACGGGCAGACGGCGTACGCGCGCATCTTCCGCCCGCGCGAGCTGGGCGCGCGGGCGAACGGCGCCGCCATCCTCTTCGTCCATGGCGCCGGCTACCTGCAGGACGCGCATCGCGGCTGGTCGACGTATTTCCGCGAGTACATGTTCAACCACCTGCTGGCCTCGCGCGGCTACACCGTGCTGGACGTGGACTACCGCGGCTCGGCGGGGTACGGCGCGGCGTGGCGCACGGGGATCTATCGCCACATGGGCGGCAAGGACCTCGACGACCACGTGGACGCCGCGCGCTGGCTGGTGGCGAACGAGGGGGTGGACGCGAAGCGGATCGGGATGTACGGCGGCTCGTACGGCGGGTTCATGACGCTGATGGCGCTGTTCACCCAGCCCGACGTCTTCCGCTCGGGCGCGGCGCTGCGCTCCGTCACCAACTGGGCCAACTACAACCATGGCTACACCAGCCGCATCCTGAACCTGCCGCAGGACGACTCGACCGCCTATCGCCGCTCGTCGCCCATCTACTTCGCCGAGGGGCTGAAGGGCGACCTGCTGATGCTGCACGGGATGGTGGACACCAACGTCAACTTCCAGGACGTCGTGCAGCTCAGCCAGCGGCTGATCGAGCTGGGGAAGACGAACTGGGAGCTGGCCGTGTACCCGGTGGAGGACCACGCCTTCACCCGCCCCGAGTCGTGGGCCGACGAGTACCGCCGCATCCTGGAGCTGTTCGAGCGCACGCTGCGGCCGGGCGCGCCGGCGTCCGCCGCGGGCGGAAACTGA
- a CDS encoding Fic family protein, producing the protein MRDRSPPSEDELIAIETLIARKPDGIRRPELEAAFAETFGRTIGYRTLLRRLRRLIDQDRVRIQGEGTRTTYVPGPGLVLEAPPPEEGYVPLSREGARLRALVRRPLAERRPVGYQTAFIEAYRPRKTWYLPKQLREHLHQIGRTPDGERPAGTYAREIFGRLLVDLSWASSRLEGNTYTRLDTLNLLEFGQRAEGREIAEAQMILNHKAAIELLVDQAERVGFNLFTFQNLHAALSENLLGDPADEGRLRTRIVEIAGTTYHPLAIPQAVEDLFRLLLAKADAIPDPFEQAFFVMVHLPYLQPFADVNKRTSRLGANLPLIKANLCPLSFIDVPGHAYIEAMLAVYELTRVDLLRDVFVWAYERSCAQYRVVRDAVGEPDPLRLRYRGELAEAVRETVLAGAPPRLELLRGWAERRGVPADDVDAFAERALALLLGLHEGSLHRYGLLVGDFTAWRSRFGAGH; encoded by the coding sequence ATGCGCGACCGATCCCCTCCCTCGGAAGACGAGCTGATCGCGATCGAGACACTCATCGCGCGGAAGCCGGACGGCATCCGGAGGCCGGAGCTGGAGGCGGCCTTCGCCGAGACGTTCGGCCGCACCATCGGCTACCGGACGCTGTTGCGGCGCCTGCGCCGGCTGATCGATCAGGATCGCGTACGAATCCAGGGTGAGGGCACGCGAACGACCTACGTCCCAGGCCCGGGGCTGGTGCTCGAGGCTCCGCCGCCGGAGGAAGGTTACGTTCCCCTGTCGCGGGAGGGCGCGCGGCTGCGGGCGCTCGTCCGCCGCCCGCTGGCCGAGCGCAGGCCGGTCGGCTATCAGACGGCGTTCATCGAGGCCTACCGTCCCAGGAAAACCTGGTATCTACCGAAACAGCTCCGGGAGCACCTTCACCAGATCGGGCGAACACCGGATGGCGAGCGGCCGGCAGGGACCTACGCGCGCGAGATCTTCGGCCGGCTGCTGGTGGACCTCTCGTGGGCCTCCAGCCGCCTGGAGGGGAACACCTACACGCGGCTCGATACGCTCAACCTGCTGGAGTTCGGCCAGCGCGCCGAAGGCAGGGAGATCGCCGAGGCGCAGATGATCCTGAACCACAAGGCGGCCATCGAGCTTCTCGTGGACCAGGCGGAGCGGGTCGGATTCAACCTCTTCACCTTTCAGAACCTGCACGCGGCGCTCTCCGAGAATCTGCTCGGCGACCCGGCGGACGAGGGGCGGCTGCGCACCCGCATCGTGGAGATCGCGGGCACCACGTATCACCCGCTGGCCATCCCCCAAGCCGTGGAGGACCTGTTCCGGCTGCTCCTCGCGAAGGCCGACGCCATTCCCGATCCGTTCGAACAGGCGTTCTTCGTGATGGTGCACCTGCCCTACCTGCAGCCTTTCGCGGACGTCAACAAGCGCACCTCGCGCCTGGGCGCGAACCTCCCGCTGATCAAGGCCAACCTCTGCCCGCTGTCGTTCATCGACGTGCCCGGGCACGCCTACATCGAGGCCATGCTGGCGGTCTACGAGCTGACCCGGGTCGACCTCCTCCGCGACGTGTTCGTCTGGGCGTACGAGCGCTCGTGCGCGCAGTACCGCGTCGTCCGCGACGCGGTGGGAGAGCCGGATCCGCTGCGGCTCCGCTATCGCGGGGAACTGGCCGAGGCCGTCCGCGAGACGGTCCTCGCCGGTGCGCCGCCGCGACTGGAGCTCCTGCGCGGCTGGGCGGAGAGGCGAGGTGTTCCGGCCGACGACGTGGACGCGTTCGCCGAGCGGGCGCTTGCGCTGCTGCTGGGGCTGCACGAGGGCAGCCTTCATCGCTACGGCCTTCTCGTCGGCGACTTCACCGCGTGGAGATCCCGTTTCGGCGCGGGACACTGA
- a CDS encoding glutathione S-transferase family protein yields the protein MSTAQFPAETGADGAFVRQRYTIRGRITADGSSGFPAEAGRYHLYVSLACPWAHRAIIVRKLLGLEDVVSMSVVDPIRDERGWAFREGDGHGPDPVCGFRFLSEVYLRTDPSYTGRFTVPCIWDRVTGRLVTNNYPDITIDFETQFTAFHRPGAPDLYPPHLRGEIDAVNEVVYQDVNNGVYRAGFAASQERYEEAVRALFARLDWLEERLAGRRYLVGGQLTEADVRLFTTLARFDAVYVGHFKCNLRRLVDFPNLWGYARDLFQRSGFGETVNFDHIKRHYYMTHDRLNPSRIVPLGPLVDWTAPHDRARLS from the coding sequence ATGAGCACGGCGCAGTTTCCGGCGGAGACGGGGGCGGACGGGGCGTTCGTGCGGCAGCGGTACACGATCCGCGGCCGCATCACCGCCGACGGGTCGTCGGGGTTCCCGGCGGAGGCGGGGCGATACCATCTCTACGTCTCGCTCGCCTGCCCGTGGGCGCACCGGGCCATCATCGTCCGCAAGCTGCTGGGGCTCGAGGACGTGGTCTCGATGTCCGTGGTCGACCCGATCCGCGACGAGCGGGGGTGGGCATTCCGCGAGGGCGACGGCCACGGGCCCGATCCCGTCTGCGGCTTCCGGTTCCTCTCCGAGGTGTATCTCCGCACCGACCCGTCGTACACCGGCCGCTTCACCGTCCCCTGCATCTGGGACCGGGTGACGGGGCGGCTGGTGACGAACAACTATCCCGACATCACGATCGACTTCGAGACGCAGTTCACCGCCTTCCACCGCCCCGGCGCGCCGGACCTGTATCCGCCGCACCTGCGCGGGGAGATCGACGCGGTGAACGAGGTCGTGTACCAGGACGTGAACAACGGCGTGTACCGGGCCGGCTTCGCCGCGTCGCAGGAGCGCTACGAGGAGGCGGTGCGGGCGCTGTTCGCGAGGCTGGACTGGCTGGAGGAGCGGTTGGCGGGCCGGCGCTACCTCGTCGGCGGGCAGCTGACGGAGGCGGACGTCCGGCTGTTCACCACGCTGGCGCGGTTCGACGCGGTGTACGTGGGCCACTTCAAGTGCAACCTGCGGCGGCTGGTCGACTTCCCCAACCTGTGGGGCTACGCGCGCGACCTGTTCCAGCGCTCCGGCTTCGGCGAGACGGTGAACTTCGACCACATCAAGCGGCACTACTACATGACGCACGACCGGCTGAACCCCTCGCGCATCGTGCCGCTGGGGCCGCTGGTGGACTGGACGGCGCCGCACGACCGCGCGCGCCTGTCGTGA
- a CDS encoding GNAT family N-acetyltransferase, translating to MIRDAREEDRDAVRELTLRAYAEYARVMAPSAWAGLEGAIHRALDEDAAAERIVAEHDGKLVGSVMLYPPETDAYGGAANAAPWPELRLLAVSPDARGMGVGQALVDECVRRARAGGATELGLHTSQSMRAALRMYERMGFVRAPEHDFHPDGAEHVWGFRLDLTHRDETQMKSSQADDAR from the coding sequence GTGATCCGCGACGCGCGCGAGGAGGACCGTGACGCCGTCCGCGAGCTGACGCTGCGCGCCTACGCCGAGTACGCAAGGGTGATGGCGCCGTCCGCCTGGGCCGGGCTGGAGGGCGCGATCCACCGCGCGCTGGACGAGGACGCGGCGGCCGAGCGGATCGTGGCGGAGCACGACGGGAAGCTCGTCGGCAGCGTGATGCTGTATCCCCCGGAAACGGACGCGTACGGCGGCGCCGCGAACGCCGCGCCCTGGCCCGAGCTGCGGCTGCTCGCGGTCTCGCCCGACGCGCGGGGGATGGGGGTGGGGCAGGCGCTGGTGGACGAATGCGTGCGCCGCGCGCGTGCCGGCGGCGCCACGGAGCTGGGGCTGCACACCTCGCAGAGCATGCGGGCGGCGCTCCGGATGTACGAGCGCATGGGGTTCGTCCGCGCGCCCGAGCACGACTTCCACCCCGACGGCGCCGAGCATGTGTGGGGCTTTCGCCTCGATCTCACGCATCGCGACGAAACTCAGATGAAATCATCGCAGGCTGACGACGCTCGCTAA